The following are from one region of the Alicyclobacillus fastidiosus genome:
- a CDS encoding GH1 family beta-glucosidase codes for MTRDHIAFPAGFVFGTATAAYQIEGAVNEGGRGESIWDRFSHTPGKVFEGHTGDVACDHYHRYEEDIKLMHELGIPAYRLSISWPRIFPERGKFNQAGIDFYRRVLETLHKYEIEPAVTLYHWDLPQYLQDEGGWANRATVDYFVEYATKVFRELGDLVPKFITHNEPWCASFLSYGLGHHAPGHHDWREAYAAAHHILLSHGKAVEAYRAGGYQGEIGITLNFTWVDAASHRAEDETMSRYADGFFNRWFVEPITQGRYPADMIPFVESQIGKLSYICPGDLDAIAAKVDFLGVNYYTRNVVAADPSAPLGVRMLEPPADRVTAMGWEIHPQSLYRLLNWLQTAYTGDLTLLITENGAAFQDHLVAGEVHDEERIEYIADHLEAAKRFIDEGGPLKGYYLWSFMDNFEWAFGYSKRFGLVYVDYETQDRIVKDSGKWYSEQISYHRSSQTR; via the coding sequence TTGACGAGGGACCATATCGCATTTCCTGCGGGTTTTGTCTTTGGAACGGCAACCGCCGCCTATCAAATCGAAGGCGCTGTGAACGAGGGAGGCCGTGGCGAGTCCATCTGGGACAGATTTTCACATACGCCAGGTAAAGTGTTTGAGGGGCATACAGGTGATGTCGCCTGCGACCACTACCACCGTTACGAGGAAGACATCAAACTGATGCACGAGCTCGGGATTCCAGCCTATCGGTTGTCGATTTCGTGGCCGCGCATCTTCCCAGAGCGGGGCAAGTTTAACCAAGCGGGCATCGACTTTTACCGCCGAGTGCTCGAGACCTTGCACAAGTACGAGATCGAGCCGGCTGTGACCCTGTATCACTGGGACCTTCCACAGTACTTGCAGGACGAAGGCGGATGGGCCAACCGGGCGACAGTCGACTACTTCGTGGAGTACGCGACGAAAGTGTTTAGGGAGTTAGGAGACCTCGTTCCGAAGTTTATCACGCACAACGAACCGTGGTGCGCGTCGTTTCTGAGCTACGGGCTCGGCCATCATGCACCAGGGCACCACGACTGGCGGGAGGCATACGCCGCGGCGCACCATATTCTCTTGTCTCACGGCAAGGCTGTGGAGGCTTATCGCGCTGGGGGATACCAGGGTGAGATCGGCATCACGCTCAACTTCACGTGGGTGGATGCGGCGAGCCACAGGGCAGAGGATGAGACGATGTCGCGCTACGCCGATGGCTTCTTCAACCGCTGGTTTGTCGAACCCATCACCCAAGGACGGTATCCTGCCGACATGATCCCGTTTGTCGAGTCGCAAATCGGCAAGTTGTCGTACATTTGTCCGGGCGACTTAGACGCCATTGCGGCGAAGGTCGATTTTCTCGGCGTGAACTACTATACGCGGAATGTGGTTGCGGCCGATCCGTCTGCACCGCTAGGGGTGCGCATGCTGGAACCGCCGGCGGATCGCGTCACGGCTATGGGGTGGGAAATTCACCCGCAGTCGCTGTATCGACTTCTGAACTGGCTGCAAACCGCCTACACAGGCGACCTTACGCTGTTGATCACGGAAAACGGCGCCGCCTTTCAGGATCATTTGGTGGCCGGGGAGGTTCATGACGAGGAGCGGATCGAGTACATTGCCGATCACCTCGAGGCGGCCAAGCGGTTTATCGATGAAGGTGGGCCACTGAAGGGGTATTATCTGTGGTCGTTTATGGATAACTTCGAGTGGGCCTTCGGGTACTCGAAGCGGTTTGGACTGGTCTATGTGGACTACGAGACGCAAGATCGCATCGTGAAGGACAGCGGGAAGTGGTACAGCGAGCAGATCTCCTATCACCGCAGTTCACAAACTCGTTAG